One part of the Ranitomeya imitator isolate aRanImi1 chromosome 10, aRanImi1.pri, whole genome shotgun sequence genome encodes these proteins:
- the LYPD3 gene encoding ly6/PLAUR domain-containing protein 3: protein MEMRSGHLWKWSTLMVICLAFTLGLKDVRSQSIECYSCTDHGDGGCLPENAVNVSCSWEQNVCLETISAIKTSHNNHIVLKRGCGSGVETKLDRTISFYGISVFIQLTQCNRSLCNSNMDLKNYQLVPDANITRLPNDEQCYSCIGKTEEECLPSNSPAMDCYDTYGHCFDGSVTISIENDVTIVPVKSCALRYYCAKQTQTYDSASVEIKGACCSGKLCNQDLSNRTQHGDMPFLVLLNENKDEVTTTALPPPWLTPTPMVPTTKSTTPTNGEAKTDRKITVASRFSNEPKDSQSNNRAYGLFHSSWLIFLLVCLS from the exons ATGGAGATGAGATCTGGACATTTATGGAAATGGTCTACACTGATGGTCATCTGCTTGGCCTTCACACTTGGTCTGAAAG ATGTGAGGTCCCAATCCATTGAATGTTATTCTTGCACGGACCATGGTGATGGCGGTTGCCTACCTGAAAATGCTGTGAATGTTTCCTGCTCCTGGGAGCAAAATGTGTGTCTTGAGACCATCAGCGCCATAAAAACGA GTCACAATAATCACATTGTTCTGAAGAGAGGGTGTGGGTCTGGTGTCGAGACCAAACTGGACAGAACCATCTCTTTCTATGGGATCTCCGTGTTTATTCAGTTGACCCAATGCAACAGAAGCTTGTGTAATAGTAACATGGATCTGAAAAACTATCAACTAGTACCTGACG CTAACATAACCCGTCTTCCCAATGATGAGCAATGCTACAGCTGTATTGGAAAGACCGAGGAAGAATGCTTGCCATCAAATTCTCCTGCCATGGACTGCTACGACACCTATGGTCATTGCTTTGACGGAAGTGTCACAATATCTATTG AAAATGACGTAACCATCGTACCTGTCAAGAGCTGCGCCTTAAGATACTATTGTGCCAAGCAGACACAGACCTACGATAGCGCATCTGTTGAGATAAAAGGAGCCTGCTGTTCGGGAAAACTCTGCAACCAAGACCTCTCCAACAGGACCCAACATGGAGACATGCCCTTTCTAGTCCTCCTTAATGAAAATAAAGACGAAGTGACCACCACCGCTCTACCACCTCCATGGTTAACCCCTACACCTATGGTTCCAACCACAAAAAGCACCACCCCGACCAACGGAGAAGCAAAAACTGATCGGAAAATCACCGTAGCTTCACGTTTCAGTAATGAGCCTAAAGATAGCCAAAGCAATAACAGGGCCTATGGACTGTTCCACTCTTCTTGGCTTATTTTCCTTTTAGTCTGCCTTTCTTGA